The Oxyura jamaicensis isolate SHBP4307 breed ruddy duck chromosome Z, BPBGC_Ojam_1.0, whole genome shotgun sequence genome window below encodes:
- the IER3IP1 gene encoding immediate early response 3-interacting protein 1, giving the protein MAFTLYSLLQAGLLVVNAIAVLHEERFLRNVGWASDQGIGGFGEEPGIKAQLMNLIRSVRTVMRVPLIAVNSVTIVLLLLFG; this is encoded by the exons ATGGCGTTCACGCTGTACTCGCTGCTGCAGGCCGGGCTGCTCGTCGTCAACGCCATCGCCGTGCTGCACGAGGAGCGCTTCCTCCGCAACG TTGGCTGGGCAAGTGATCAAGGGATTGGAGGATTTGGAGAGGAACCAGGAATTAAAGCACAGCTAATGAACCTCATTCGATCTGTACGAACCGTTATGAGAG TGCCATTAATAGCAGTGAACTCCGTTACCATCGTGCTCCTCCTATTGTTTGGTTGA